From the genome of Bdellovibrionota bacterium:
CGCATGAGGCCGTAATACGGCTCCTGGACCTACCGGGAGATGAACTCTTCTATCCACCCAGCTCCGGACCTTCCCTTCATAAGAATCCCGCGTTGGGGTTACGCGGGGTTCGGTTTCTTCTGCATGAAAAAGAAATCTTCAGCGTTCAGGTGCGGGCGATATTGCGCGCGAGTGCGTTCGGAAAAGCGGCTGTCCTGTACCCGATGGTTTCCACCGTAGGAGAAGTCCGGCTGGCGAATCAATGGCTGGCCGAAATCATGCAGGATCTGAAAGCGCGGAATATTCCGTTTGATCCGGACCTTCGAATCGGCGCCATGATCGAAGTTCCTTCGGCGGCGCTATGCGCGGAAAAATTGGCGCAGGAAGTGGATTTCTTTTCCATCGGGACGAACGACCTCGTCCAATACGCCATGGGTGTCGACCGTTCCAACGAACTGGTGGCCGATCTGTATGATCCGTTCCACAGCGCGGTGATCCAATTGCTTCGGTCGATCATCGAAAAAGGGCACAAAGCGGGGATCGAAGTCGGCGTTTGCGGAGAAGTAGCTTGTGAACCGCTCTATGTTCCGCTCTTGGTGGCGATGGAGTGCAATTTTCTCTCCATGAACACCGCCGCGATCCCGTTCATCAAGGAGATCGTGCGGGAACTAACGATCGGCGAGGCGAAGCAGTGGCTGGCCGAGGTGGCCGATCTGGACCGGCCGGCGGATGTCCGCCGGCAGATTTCGGACCGGCTTTCCGGGCGTCTTCGGACACTTGCTTCTTGACGGGTTTGAAAAGTGGGTGTTAGAGGAAGCAGTTTTTCTCGGATTCGACGCAGGAAACCCCGAACCAAGGAGAAAGCCATGTACGCAGGAAAGTTCTTATTCACTTCCGAGTCCGTCACCGAAGGGCATCCGGATAAAATCTGCGATCAGATTTCGGACGCCGTTCTGGATACGTTGATTTCCCAAGATCCGGGCAGCCGTGTGGCGTGCGAGGCCATGATCGGAACGGGCTTTATCCATGTGGCCGGCGAAATCACGACCAAAGGATGGGCGAATTTCGACGAGATCGCGCGCAACGTCACACGGGAAATCGGATATACCCACTCGGACATCGGATTCGACGCCGACAACTGCGCGATCATGCTGTCGATCAACAAGCAGTCCGGAGACATTTCGCAAGGGGTCACCGAGGGCGAGGGGCTCTACAAGGAACAAGGGGCCGGCGATCAGGGAATGATGTTCGGATACGCCTGCAACGAAAACGAAGACTACATGCCCTCGCCGATTTATTACGCTCACAAACTCACCCGACGTTTGGCGGAAACGCGCCGCCAGGGAACTCTCAATTTCCTTCGCCCCGACGGCAAATCTCAAGTGACCGTGGAATACGTGAACGGAAAGCCGACTCGAATCGACGCGGTGATCATCTCGGCGCAACATTCCCCCGACGTGACGTACGAAAAAATCCGCGAATCGATTCTGGATCAGGTGGTTAAGCCTTCGTTGCCGGCTCAGCTGTTGGATTCAAAAACCAAGTATTTCATCAATCCCACGGGGCGTTTTGTGGTGGGGGGACCCCACGGGGACTGCGGCTTGACGGGAAGAAAGATTATCGTGGACACCTACGGCGGCTGGGGCCGGCACGGCGGCGGATCGTTCTCGGGGAAGGACCCGTCCAAAGTCGATCGAAGCGCCTCGTATATGGCTCGATACGTGGCCAAGAACGTCGTCGCGGCCGGTCTCGCGGAACACTGCGAGATTCAGGTGGCATATGCCATCGGTGTGGCCGAGCCGGTCTCCGTAATGGTGAATTCCTTCGGAACCGGAAAAATCTCGGATGAGAAATTAGGAGCGGTCGTGCGAGAAATCTTTACGTTTAAACCGAAGTCGATCATCCAAAAGCTTCAGCTCCTTCGGCCGATCTATCGCAAGACGGCTTCGTACGGCCACTTTGGTCGTGCGAGCGACGGATTCAGCTGGGAGCAGACCGATATGGTCGACGCCGTTCGAAAGGCTGCCGGGTAAGCTCTCGGCCGCGGCAACGCCGCTCCATTATTCATGGCAGTCAGCCGCGTAGAAATTGTCGACCAAAATTTTCGCCGGTTTGTAACCAACTGGAAAGCAAGGGCCTCACGATCGGATCGGTCCCAGCCGATTCGAGAAGGAAGCCGGCTGACCGGGGAAGTGGCGCTGGAACTTTTTGAATCGCAGGTACAGTCCCGCCAACTCGATTTTGAATCGAGGCGTCTGCGCGCGAAAGATCAAGGTTTCTACACCATCGGAAGCTCGGGCCACGAGGGCAACGTTGTGTTGGGCCGTCTTCTCCGCACGTCCGACCCGACGCTGCTTCACTATCGCAGCGGAGCGTTGGCGTTGGAACGCTCCCGCCATCTCAAGAGCGGGGATGCTCTTTACGACATCTTGCTTTCTTTTTGTGCCTCGTCCGAGGATCCGGTTGCGGGCGGACGACACAAGATTTGGGGGAGCAAGGCTCTTTGGATTCCCCCGCAGACCAGCACAATCGCTTCGCACCTTCCCAAAGCCATCGGGATGGCCATGGTCATCGAACGGGCCAAACCTTTGAAACTCGACCTGCCGATTCCGAAAGACTCGATCGTCTGCTGCTCGTTCGGAGACGCGAGCGTCAACCACTCCGTGGCCTTGGGTGCGTTTAACGCCGCATCGTGGATGTCTCATCAACATTTGCGCGTTCCGATTCTTTTTGTCTGCGAAGACAACGGCATCGGGATTTCGGTTCGGACACCCTCGCGGTGGATTGAAACGAAATTTTCAAACTACCCGGGTTTTGAATACGTAGCCGGGAACGGCCTCGATATCGTTTCCGCTTATGACGCCGCCTGGGACGCGGTGGAGCGATGCCGATCGCGCCGCGCACCCGTTTTTCTCCATCTTCAAACGGTCCGGCTTTTGGGACACGCCGGGAGCGACGTGGAAACCGAATACCTGACCAAAGAGGAGATCGAGGCGAACGAGGCGAAAGATCCGTTGATCCGTTCCGCTCAGATTCTTTTGGAAGGCGGCGTGGCTACGGCCGACGAACTTTTGTCTAAGTACGAATCGGCCGCTCGAAGCGTAGACGAGGCATCCAAAAAAGCGGTGACCCGGCCGAAACTTCGGTCGGTCGAGGAAATTGTCGCGCCCCTCGCCCCGTTCAGCGCGAAAGCGGTCGAAAAAGAGGCCCGACGGACGGACTATGCGGAACGTCGGCTCCAGGCATTCGGTGGAAAGGAATCGCTCCCAGAGCTACAAAAGCCAAGGCATTTGGCCGCGATTCTCAATCTGGCGTTGGCGGACCTCTTGGCGAAGTATCCGCAGATGCTGATCTTCGGGGAGGACGTCGCGAAGAAGGGGGGCGTGTACCACGTTACGGCCGGCCTCACGGACAAGTTCGGCGTCGGCCGTGTCTTCAATACACTCTTGGACGAGACGACGATCCTCGGATTGGGAATCGGGGCGGCGCATTTGGGCTTCCTTCCCGTTCCCGAGATCCAGTACCTGGCGTACTACCACAACGCGGAAGATCAGATTCGGGGTGAAGCCGGATCGCTTCAATTCTTTTCGAACGGGCAGTTTCGAAACCCGATGGTCGTCCGAATCAATTCCTTCGGCTATCAGAAAGGTTTCGGCGGCCATTTTCACAACGACAATTCAATCGCCGCGCTTCGGGATGTCCCCGGCATCGTGATTGCCGCGCCCGCGCGGGGGGACGACGCCGTAGGAATGCTTCGTACGGTTCTGGCGATGGCGCAAGTCGACGGCCGGGTGGTTCTGTTCTTGGAGCCGATCGCGCTTTACATGACCAAGGATCTGTATGAACCGGGGGATGGACAATGGCTCTGCGCTTTTCCTCCGCCGGGCGAGGCGGTTTCGTTCGGTGAGGGAAGAGTCTACAACGAGAAAGCAAACGATTTGACAATCGTTACGTATGCAAACGGCCTTCATCTTTCACTTCGAGCGGCAAAAATCTTGAAGGAGAAATACAAAATCCAGGCCCGGATTCTGGATGTGAGATGGCTGGCGCCGCTTCCGTTCAATCAAATTTTGGAGGAAGCTGGAAAGAGTGGAAAAGTACTCGTGGTCGATGAGTGCCGATTTTCCGGGGGGATGGCGGAGCCGATCCTCGCGTTCTTAGCGGAATCCAAACTCGCGCCAAGACTTAAGCTGGCTCGCCTGAGTGCGGTCGACACGTATGTCCCCCTGGGCCCATCCGCCAACCTCGTCCTACCGTCCGAACAGCAGGTAGTTGAAGCGGCGCAGCGACTCGTCGAGAAGTCTTGAAGTCTTAAGGAGTTAGTGGTAGGGTTTCGCGCTTTTTAAGGGACACGTAAGTCCTCGATATTTTAGACTTTTATTGGGCAGGAAGTGAACCAAGAATGACCGCAATTCGGGTAAGAGACGGAGAATCGTTCGAGAGCGCGGTCCGGCGCTTTAAAAAACAGTGCGAAAAGGCGGGGATCCTTGCGGAACTCCGCAAGCGGGAGCATTACGAGAAGCCGAGCGTCAGGAAAAAGCGGAAGTCGCTTTTGGCGAAAAAACGGGCTCAAAAAAGAAGCTTTCCACCGCGGTAAATCCGGTTGAAGCCTCGGTTCATTTCCGCCGGTTCGTAAGGGTGGATTTTGGTACCACGTGACGTCATCGATGAGATCCGCAATCGGGTCGATATTGTTCGCCTGATTGGCGAAGCGGTTCCCCTCAAGAAATCAGGTCGCAACTATCTGGGGATCTGCCCCTTCCACAAAGAAAAAAGTCCGTCGTTCAACGTCAGCGAGCAAAAACAGCTTTATCATTGCTTCGGCTGCGCCGAAGGCGGAACGGTCATCACGTTTCTCATGAAGTTTCATCGTTTGAACTTTCCGGAAGCCCTCGAACGATTGGCCTCGGTCGCCGGAGTGGATCTCAGCAAGTACAAAGGGAACACGGCGGAGAGCGCCGCACGTCAGGAAGAACGGAAGCGTCTTCTTCGCATCGTGTCCTACGCACGGGATGTATACCACCGCTCATTCACGGAAGCGGAAAACGCCGAGGGGGCTCGAACGTATGCGTCCTCTCGGGGGATCTCCTTCGCGGCAGCGAAACGATTGCGCCTGGGCTACGCTCCCGAAGGTTGGGATACGCTCGTTCGCGCCCTGGAACGGGACCGGCAATCGTTGGAGGAAGCGCTCCTGGCCGGCGTCATCGGCAAACGCCAAAGCTCCAAAGGATATTTTGATCTCTTTCGAAATCGTCTTCTTTTTCCTATCAGCGATCCTCAAGGGCAGACCGTTGGTTTCGGCGGCCGAATTCTCGGGAAAGATCCTCGGGGAGATGCCTTGGCCCCGAAGTATCTCAATTCCCCTCAAACGCCGATTTTCGACAAGGGCCGGTTGCTCTACGGCATCCACGAAGCTTCCGAATCGATTCGCGCGGAGAAAAAAGCGATTGTGGTGGAAGGGTACATGGACCAGGTTGCACTGGTGGAAGCCGGCATTTCGAACGTGGTGGCCACGCTCGGGACGGCTCTGACATTCGCCCACGCGCGGCTCCTCCGCCAATATGCGGATGAAGTGATCGTTCTGTTCGACGGAGATACGGCCGGACTGAAAGCCTCGCGCCGGTCGATTCGGCCGCTTTTGTCCGAAGGAGTGAAGGCGTTCGTCGGGATTCTTCCCGAGGGCGTGGATCCGGACGTGTTCGTCCGAAAAAATGGGAAAGAAGCCCTCGCAAATTTGATTCGAGAGGCCGCGCCGATTCTCGATTTCTTTATTGAGCGGTTCTATCAAGGCGCCGCGAATCTTCAGGAAAAAGCGGCGGCCATCGAAGAGCTTGCGGGGACGATTAAAGAAACGAACAGCGTGTATCTGAAGGAAGCGCTGATCGATGAGGCGGCGAAAAAGACCGGACTCGATCGTGAAATTTTGCGCGGCGAGCGGCGGATGGCGGTGCCTGCACCTCAGCGATCGACGGTTCCGGCTAAGCCGATTTCGCCGTCGCCCAGGGCCCAAAAGGAAGAATTGATCCTTCTTCGCTTGGCGGCCGAAGTGGGCAAAGCGCGCGAACGATTCGTGGCGGAAAGCGTCTTGTCGATGCTCTCCTCCCCGGAGTTGGGAGAAACGGCGCAGCGCTGGTTGGCGAAAGTTTCCGAACTCGAGGGTTCCGACAACCCGGCGGCGCAGTGGGTGGATTCCTGGGACGACGAAGAGACCCGGCCTCTTCTGGCGGGCGCGTTCTTGGAGGGAATCGACGTTGATGCCGATTGGGAGAGAGTCTGGAACGATTGCCTCCGGAAAGTGATCCGCCGGGCGATTTCAAAATTAACACAGCAGATTCCGTCGGCGGAGCGGGCGGCGGAATCCGGCGTCGGAATGAACGATGTTCGTATGGATGAACTCAATCGGAAAATCTTTGAACTGAAACAAATGGAGCAGGCGGTCAATCGCCCGCCTCGAATCGAGACGGCAACGCAGGGGAGGTTGTAATGAAAGAGGAAGAAAAGGACATCGAATCGATTAAACACCTCATCGATACGGGAAAAGAGAAGGGGTATCTCACGTACGAAGAGGTGAACGAGGTCCTTCCAAAGGACGCCATCAACTCCGAACAACTCGACGACATTATGATCATGTTCGGCGAGATGGATATCGCCATCGTCGACAATGAAAAAGAAGGGCGGGCCCTGCGGGACCGGATGCGCGCGGAACACCCGGACGAAGAAGGAGAAGAAGGCGAAGGGGCGGATGCCGAAGCCGCGCGTTCGAACGATCCGGTTCGGATGTATCTCAAGAAAATGGGGGCGGTTTCGCTCCTGACCCGCGAAGGCGAGGTCGAGATCGCGAAGCGGATCGAGGAGGGGGAAAACGAAGTCCTGGAAATCCTTCTCCGTTCAACCGTCGGGGTGAAGGAGATCTTGACGATCGGCGAAAAGCTCAAGAAGGGAACGGTCCGGGTCAAAGATCTCGTGCGTGGCGTGGAGGAAGACGACGAGAACTTCGACGAAAAAGGGCTGACGCAGACGGTCCTGACTCAGGTCGACAAGATCCGCCGGCTGGATCGCCAGAACATGAAAATGACCGAGGACCGCCGCATTTACGCGAAGTCCAACTTGAAAAAGCGTCAACTGACCGAAAAGATCGAGCGGAGTCATCGGAAGATGTTCGAGACGCTCAAAGAAATCAACCTGAACCGAAAGTGGATCAACCGGATCGTTTCGCGTCTCAAAAGCATGATTCTCAAGATTGAACGAGCCGAACAGAATTACGCGGACGCCGAGCAGAAGACCGGCAAGCCGATGCGCGAGCTGAAAACGCTGTTCCGAGACGCCAAGAAAGGGCGTTTGGAAGCCAAGCGCGTTCAGAAAAGGCTCAAGGCCGTGTCGCTGGAAGAGCTGGTCGAGATCGAAAAGATCGTGAAAGGCGCCGAAAAGAGAATCCACAAGATCGAAGAAGAGGCGGGAATGTCCTGTTCTCAGATCAAGGAAACGTACAAGCGCCTCAATCACGGCGAGGAAATGGCCGACATTGCTAAAACAGAGCTGATCGAGGCCAACCTGCGTCTCGTCGTTTCCATCGCGAAGAAGTACACCAACCGCGGTCTTCAATTCCTGGATCTCATTCAAGAAGGAAACATCGGCCTCATGAAAGCGGTGGACAAGTTCGAATACCGTCGAGGGTACAAATTCTCGACGTACGCCACGTGGTGGATCCGGCAGGCCATTACCCGGGCGATCGCCGATCAGGCGAGAACGATCCGGATTCCCGTACATATGATCGAAACGATCAACAAGCTGGTCCGCACGTCGCGATATCTCGTTCAGGAACTTGGACGGGAACCCACGCCCGAAGAGATCGCGGCGAAGATGGAACTGCCGCTCGACAAGGTCCGAAAGGTACTCAAAATCGCG
Proteins encoded in this window:
- the metK gene encoding methionine adenosyltransferase, with the translated sequence MYAGKFLFTSESVTEGHPDKICDQISDAVLDTLISQDPGSRVACEAMIGTGFIHVAGEITTKGWANFDEIARNVTREIGYTHSDIGFDADNCAIMLSINKQSGDISQGVTEGEGLYKEQGAGDQGMMFGYACNENEDYMPSPIYYAHKLTRRLAETRRQGTLNFLRPDGKSQVTVEYVNGKPTRIDAVIISAQHSPDVTYEKIRESILDQVVKPSLPAQLLDSKTKYFINPTGRFVVGGPHGDCGLTGRKIIVDTYGGWGRHGGGSFSGKDPSKVDRSASYMARYVAKNVVAAGLAEHCEIQVAYAIGVAEPVSVMVNSFGTGKISDEKLGAVVREIFTFKPKSIIQKLQLLRPIYRKTASYGHFGRASDGFSWEQTDMVDAVRKAAG
- a CDS encoding thiamine pyrophosphate-dependent enzyme yields the protein MAVSRVEIVDQNFRRFVTNWKARASRSDRSQPIREGSRLTGEVALELFESQVQSRQLDFESRRLRAKDQGFYTIGSSGHEGNVVLGRLLRTSDPTLLHYRSGALALERSRHLKSGDALYDILLSFCASSEDPVAGGRHKIWGSKALWIPPQTSTIASHLPKAIGMAMVIERAKPLKLDLPIPKDSIVCCSFGDASVNHSVALGAFNAASWMSHQHLRVPILFVCEDNGIGISVRTPSRWIETKFSNYPGFEYVAGNGLDIVSAYDAAWDAVERCRSRRAPVFLHLQTVRLLGHAGSDVETEYLTKEEIEANEAKDPLIRSAQILLEGGVATADELLSKYESAARSVDEASKKAVTRPKLRSVEEIVAPLAPFSAKAVEKEARRTDYAERRLQAFGGKESLPELQKPRHLAAILNLALADLLAKYPQMLIFGEDVAKKGGVYHVTAGLTDKFGVGRVFNTLLDETTILGLGIGAAHLGFLPVPEIQYLAYYHNAEDQIRGEAGSLQFFSNGQFRNPMVVRINSFGYQKGFGGHFHNDNSIAALRDVPGIVIAAPARGDDAVGMLRTVLAMAQVDGRVVLFLEPIALYMTKDLYEPGDGQWLCAFPPPGEAVSFGEGRVYNEKANDLTIVTYANGLHLSLRAAKILKEKYKIQARILDVRWLAPLPFNQILEEAGKSGKVLVVDECRFSGGMAEPILAFLAESKLAPRLKLARLSAVDTYVPLGPSANLVLPSEQQVVEAAQRLVEKS
- the rpsU gene encoding 30S ribosomal protein S21, with the protein product MTAIRVRDGESFESAVRRFKKQCEKAGILAELRKREHYEKPSVRKKRKSLLAKKRAQKRSFPPR
- the dnaG gene encoding DNA primase, encoding MVPRDVIDEIRNRVDIVRLIGEAVPLKKSGRNYLGICPFHKEKSPSFNVSEQKQLYHCFGCAEGGTVITFLMKFHRLNFPEALERLASVAGVDLSKYKGNTAESAARQEERKRLLRIVSYARDVYHRSFTEAENAEGARTYASSRGISFAAAKRLRLGYAPEGWDTLVRALERDRQSLEEALLAGVIGKRQSSKGYFDLFRNRLLFPISDPQGQTVGFGGRILGKDPRGDALAPKYLNSPQTPIFDKGRLLYGIHEASESIRAEKKAIVVEGYMDQVALVEAGISNVVATLGTALTFAHARLLRQYADEVIVLFDGDTAGLKASRRSIRPLLSEGVKAFVGILPEGVDPDVFVRKNGKEALANLIREAAPILDFFIERFYQGAANLQEKAAAIEELAGTIKETNSVYLKEALIDEAAKKTGLDREILRGERRMAVPAPQRSTVPAKPISPSPRAQKEELILLRLAAEVGKARERFVAESVLSMLSSPELGETAQRWLAKVSELEGSDNPAAQWVDSWDDEETRPLLAGAFLEGIDVDADWERVWNDCLRKVIRRAISKLTQQIPSAERAAESGVGMNDVRMDELNRKIFELKQMEQAVNRPPRIETATQGRL
- the rpoD gene encoding RNA polymerase sigma factor RpoD, with the protein product MKEEEKDIESIKHLIDTGKEKGYLTYEEVNEVLPKDAINSEQLDDIMIMFGEMDIAIVDNEKEGRALRDRMRAEHPDEEGEEGEGADAEAARSNDPVRMYLKKMGAVSLLTREGEVEIAKRIEEGENEVLEILLRSTVGVKEILTIGEKLKKGTVRVKDLVRGVEEDDENFDEKGLTQTVLTQVDKIRRLDRQNMKMTEDRRIYAKSNLKKRQLTEKIERSHRKMFETLKEINLNRKWINRIVSRLKSMILKIERAEQNYADAEQKTGKPMRELKTLFRDAKKGRLEAKRVQKRLKAVSLEELVEIEKIVKGAEKRIHKIEEEAGMSCSQIKETYKRLNHGEEMADIAKTELIEANLRLVVSIAKKYTNRGLQFLDLIQEGNIGLMKAVDKFEYRRGYKFSTYATWWIRQAITRAIADQARTIRIPVHMIETINKLVRTSRYLVQELGREPTPEEIAAKMELPLDKVRKVLKIAKEPISLETPIGEEEDSHLGDFIEDKNAVNPSEAVVGMNLSEQTRKVLATLTPREEKVLRMRFGIGEKSDHTLEEVGQDFEVTRERIRQIEAKALRKLRHPSRAKRLKSFIDS